The stretch of DNA ttggcccaggattaaaggggttacacctcatttggccacccccctattctcacttgggaagcaaggggttaactgtactgaggtccagtaatgtgttttttaccttgcttcagtatccaaatgtttattcccctgtataaccgtaatgtgttatcctggtggttgcactcacacatacactagggttgatgcgggagggaaggagttaatgttaatttagtgattatagccctttgttcccttttcccgccttttcaggctccattttgcagccgtccataggtcgccattgagcctccatgcattctaatggcagaagtagcggttttggacctgttttccagcgacaaccagcaggtggcgtccgagaggaggagcagcggtttcacattgtaagtcaatgggctcattgacttcaatggaaattcctcaacgccggcctcgaggaacaggttggcagccatccaaaccgcagaccgcaaaagcggatacaatgtctttgaaaagagtttaatcacttcggtcaagttcaaagacaattggcgtgggaatcttaggttctagggcccctgggaataaagttctttttgcccctagctcctaggaacccccacacacgatccacaccgggtccaggaatgagagacccccgtaaggggtcgagcgaaGAAGGAGGGTCGCagcattgacttcaatggcggagcggaggtcccattgaatctaatggcggggtgcgccatgcattgtcaatggcgacaccggccattgattccaatggggaaaagccgtgtggcgtaaaaacgactaagtgtgaaatgctgaaaaatgtaagtccatatctccggttctggaatgaccagggggatgggatttgggtggcatgtagcccaggttccggctttaatgcatgacccttcccagccccctccgaccaaccagacggagtatggacgaatgtaaagtTTGTTggattttcccatagacttcaatgacgGCAgttctccattgaaagcctatggcgggaaaccccattgacggcaacggcggagcccgccattcaacgctatggcggcggaccccgttgatttcaatggggaaagagtgaaaagcagagattcatttttaaagggacgaatcctgtattttaaaaaatgtattaaagtgcatttctgtatctccggttgtGGAGGTCACatagagttgaaatttggccaatatgtggggTCACTATAGGCTTTAATAACTGgcagatttcgacccactggacccaccagaacggaacttattaatatgtgaaaatattaaagtgtatatgggattttggatctgctctgaaaatgcagaccccatctgctatgctaatagggcaggaagagcatcctgaaGAATTAGCATAGCCCTGTGGTCCAAAGTGATCAAAatttaactgccctgattgtttatactagggccGGGAACAAAAggagctgagtgtttttaagtgtggtacttcacacttacaagggaagccaaaatgtacttcaaagagatttttctagccaactcgaTGCCTAGGGTTAAGAGAGgggtttgaaatggtatttaaaccaggatcaacccttactcaattgtcttcataTTCTTCATGCATTGTCGTGATGTCCACATCTGAACCTGatttatggaagaaatggcccatcctgtatcctgatggctttcttgtcctaacctttaagtaagtgctatattttgtctgttatttgtataatctgttgtgttcaccttcttcaaggaataaattatattttatcatatctaagcctcgttcagttcaacccagatatttggtgtttattatatcttgtcataagttaccgtgacaatagTATCCCACAATACTAAGGGTTTGAACAGCCTGGGCAAATGCAGAGTGGCTATGGCGGACTACAAACGTAAGCAGGCAGACGTTGTGCTACTCCAGGAGATGGACTTCAGCACTAAAGGCGCACCCAAATTCTGGGATATGAGTTTTAAGAGGTTTTATCTTTCCTCCGCAAGGAATAAAAAGAAGAGAGGGGTGGCAATCCTGCTCGATAACAATCTCCCCTTTATAGAAGAGGTAGTCAAGAGAGATGGGGACGGCAGGTTCCTCGTAATTGTTGGTACCATACAAGCACAGCCAATAACATTAGCTATGGTGTATGCCCCTTGTGAGCAGGATCCTTCTTTCTTTAAGAAGTTCTTCCATACGCTAAAATCAGTTGCTAGAGGAGATATAATACTAGCGGGAGATTTTAATATAGCGGTTAATCCGAAAATGGACAGTTCAGGCCCCTACAAACCCAACAAGAGAAGCTATATAGAAGCCTTGCAGGAAGGGCTGGCTGAGAGCCAACTGGTGGACatctggagggagatgcatcCATTATAAAGGGACTATactttcttctcccacccccactccacCTACAGAAGAATcaattacttctttgtctctagcagactggtcccgaagatcccccactcagggatccatgatatttcatggtcggatcatgcacacatagagctacggtgcactcaaAAATTTCTGGGcaggccgggagcaaactggaaacttaatgaagcaATTTTAAAGGTTCCAGAGTTAGAACAAGTAATTGGCAGGGAAATAGATCAATTCTTCCAAATTAATACCGGTAGTGTTCAGTCCCATTCAGTTCTATGGGAAGGACACAAAGCAACCCTAAGAGGGACTTTAATTAAATTGGCGgcaaaaaggaaaagggagataaaCGAGAAAATTGTCACCTTGCAATCTAAACAAAGGAGCTGCTACTCAAACATAAGCAAGGTCATAACGCGGCTCTCCTCAAAGAAATTCATAACACTAGAATCGAGCTTAATCTAGTCTTAACCTCCCAGGCAGACAACACACTGAGTTGGTCCAAAAGgttattttatgaaaaagcaaacaaaccagataccttgctGGCTAACAAATTGAGAAACAGACACCCAAATTATAACATACGGGGCTGAGGCTAAAAACAGGAGCCACAACAGCTAACCCAAAACGTatagtggaggaattcaggaGCTTTTATGAGGATCTTTATAACggggaaaaagtggcacataatggtAAAACGAAAAGATCTATGAAGGATTTTGCTGAAGAGCTCACAACTACCAAGACTGAGTGGTTCGGAAAGGGAAACATTAGGGGCTAGTTTTACGACAGAGGAGCTTACCCAGGTTATTCAGGACCTCAAACCATCAAAAGCACCTGGGCCAGATGGTTTCTCaaacctttattataaaaaatacattaagctTCTGGGGCCTCATCTCCTCAGAATGTTTAATGCAGTGCTAAAGGTGCCGTGttcccggaacagatgctccaagcgtccatctcagtaatacaTAAGCCTAGgaaagacccattagattgtTCAAGCTTCAGGCCCATTTCACTAATTAACACCGATATCAAAATTTacgccaaattactggccaacagattaagtcacatcctgcccagactcatacacccagatcaagtcgggttcatTAAGGGTCGACAAGCCGCAGATAACACACaacggattattgatctgatagatatagccaatACACGTAAGATTCCAGttatggtgttgagtctggatgctgaaaaagcctttgacagagaGCCACGCTTGGAGAGTTTGGGTTCGGGGACCGGTGACTAACGCGATCCTGTCACTGTATAGGGGTCCAGCTGCTAAAGTAATACACCAGGGATTTCCATCGGACCTCTTCAAAATTAGAAGTGGCACTCGACAGGGATGCTCGTTATCCCCCCTCTTATTTGCATTGTGCATGGAGCCCTTGGCGGCCCAAATCAGAAATAACCCTGATGTGGGGGGAATAGAgacctgcacacaaacacacaaagtaGCGCTCTACGCGGATGATGTGTTGCTGACGATCTCGAAGCCTCTCACCTCCCTACCGAACCTCTTCAACTTGTTAGGGAAATTCCATGACATCTCAGGCTTTAGGATCAACCAATCCaagtctgaagctctgaatataagCCTCCCGAAAGAGACAGAAAAATTGATACAGATCattttcaattttaattggccgAAAAAGGAGTGAAATACTTAGGAGTGCTCATTCCCAAagattacaacggtatatatcaagcaaattaccccaaactgaTCCGCGCTCTAAAAGAAGACATCAGGAAGTGGGCGACCTTTAAGATATCTTGGATCGGCAGGATATATAgcataaagatgaatctcctcccacgcatcCTCTATCTGTTCCAGACGTTGccggtgccacttagactgacggacgtactctcacttcagtctgccatatccaaattcatatgggagggggaaaagccgagagtaaagggtatgattctaaaaaaaacaacattggcgggagggctggcggtaccttgtttgttatcctattataaagcggcgcaattatgccaaatctCCCAATGTCACACAAGCCCTGATTCGAAGAGATGGGTAGCATTGGAGAGTGAAGCTTGCTCCCCAATGGAGTTGAAAAGCTTGatctggttacccaaaacagcttTAAAGATAATAAAAAAAGCCGCTGGCCTCAATGGCTAATTCACTGGCTATCTGGGAGGCCAACAAATTTAGTTGCTCTCTTTCATCCAAAGGTTCGCTGATGACCCCGTTATGGGGCaacccggattttgctccaggcctGACCAGAAAGGAATTTACAATTTGGAAACAATTGGGCATATATAGACTtcgagatctggaggggagaaaagACATAAAGCCCTTTGAACAAATTCGAGCTGATAAGAACCTCCCCCTCACTGAGATTTTCAGATACCTCCAACtgcgagcattttataataaaattaCCCCTAGACCCCCACTAACcatgtttgaaaagctctgtctagttgAGACTGATACTAGTGGACTCATATCGCAATtgtacagagaagtgatcggttcagGGGGAAAGGTAGATCAAAAACTGAAATACATGGATCAATGGGAGAAAGATTTAGGGGAAGTACTAGAAGAGGAGGAATGGGCTAAAATAGTAACGGCATCTGCAAAGACTTCTATATGTATGacattaagggagaacgcatataaagtgttaatgcgctggtatcacactcccatgaaattatctaaatttgtaccaggGTACTCCCCACTGTGCCCCAGAGAGTGCGGagcaacagctgacctgttacatatgctgtgatcTTGCCCGCGAGTTAGACCGCTATGGCGAGAGATTAGAGATTGGCTCCAGAGGATTCTTGACCTCAAAATCCCCTTGGACCCGTGGCGGTTCCTCCTGAACCGTCCGACACTGGGTCTGAATAAAGCAAGTAATAAATTGGTTGCTTATTTCGCAACAGctacgcggtgtgagatcgcagcattatggaaacaacccgaaattccataaattcccaagattcggaacagaatttggtttgtatgccagatggaaaaattaacgagtttagttaatgacactggcaaaattttcctaaaaacctggacgccttggttggcccagCTGGACATCCCGGGAGTGGAGAGAGCTACCATCTTGCTTTGATAGGTGCAGATGCGTTCTCCCTTGATAGTGGTCTGAAGTGGGCGCTCTTGGTTGTATGTAGGACTCAGGACGCCCTCTGCGAATAGCCAGTCCGGGAGACTAGTTCCCCCACCCGGTGAGACGGACCAGACAGGACCAAGGTTAAGGTGACGTTAGGTGACGAGAATAACACATACGGATCGACCGGCGGTAGATGGACCCGCCCCacacccctttccctccccacccccttccttctTGTCTCCCCCGTTTCCCCCCCACTTTCTTTGAATACGTGTATAATTGGAATGAAATGTTTTGGTAAAAATACTTCAGTTGTTATGACTGTATATGTATACttttgaaaaacacaataaaaccaaagttatataaaaaaaaaagcctaatTAACTTCAGTGAGAGTTTTCATGCAATAGTGCCCCGATAGtaacactatcacagtttaatgactaACAGCCACTGTATATTGCAGAGTCAAACCCCTTTCCCATATAACTATTATACAACATTTTCACAATTGATCATCATGTAAATgttttgttataaaaaaaatacatttacatttccTGTTACTCTTTTTACCTTAAGTGCATATTTTACAACATTTAACCCTTTCATCATCActgttcaaattttttttttttgtgatggtGAACATAAGCATAACAAGTAAGGTTGCAAACACTGGATTTACCGTTGATGCATCTTGTGCTTAGCCCATGAGTCAGGGGATCAAAACCACCATTCAGTGCGTCATTTCGTAGTCCAGAATCAACTTCAAACATCCTCAATTTTAGTAGTCCACATAAAACCCCAGACACATGCCATTACACGGTGCTTAATGTGAAAATGATATCTCTGTCATCACAAGGTAAATACTGTACAAGACCAAGGACATACAAGTTGCAATGACTTTGACCTAGGTAGAAATTGGAGGAAGTAAACAAATTAGTACTTGAGACACCTAACGAGCCTGGAAGCTGCATAGTCTAATAAACATGTTGTAAAAACAAAATCAAGAAACATCTCTGTGGTTCACTTTAAAAcagacctacactggcgacacactttattcgagctcgactagtcccacgaattcgggtatatccgggtgtattgaggtttgtgactgttttctgcccgagtgcattgaggtattttccatgcagggattgaagcattttattcccgctggctgcaatactgcacagtatatatatatatatactgcattacaattcatgaatttatgccatctggtagacacgcgaagcattgcagcctattaaatcctaatcatcatcatttaacagatcagccgcccgtcagccaggcatgaacccaggctgggaaggcaaacgcaacggggcttgtcagaggtgaggagcggcgcattccaggtatctgccaggtacatactgggtatttgctcgaataaagtgtgtcggtgcagtaaacgtaagttactgtatggtaaaaaaaacaacacgTTGCATCTGCTGCATACTGTACGTTGTTTCCTAGTTCTGCAACTACGGTGCACTAATTCTGTATTTGTTGAGTGTTCAAATTATTTCATAAGAACATTAGCCATGGGGGTAAGTTATGGTGTTGCCCTCTGTCTCTTATTGCCTGTTAATTGCTTTTAATCATTCTGTGATCATATAAATCAAGAAAGTTCTCAACTCTTATGATTGATGCCTCACTTTTGTAACCCACCCGTAATCAATAATCATACCTTAAGAAGAATACAAACTCTTTcgcatttaataataataataataaataataataataatctttgaACTTTGTATATGTGTGAAATAGTCCGAACTGACATCTACAGTGTAGTTCACTTTATGATTGCATTTTCCTGTTTTGAATAAAAGTTTACCAAAGTTAGATATGTTTTCTTTGCAGTCTCCAATAATTTGGGGGTCTTTCTTTGTATAAAGTAAAAGGAAACTTAACATTTGATGCATTGCAATTTTGTTTTCTGCTTTGATGTATAATATAAGGAGACCACATAAATACAACCTCCTTTTTATCACCTCCAAAGAAAGGACCTGTGCAGACTAgaaaaacatgtatgtatatatttatttatatagcgccattaatgtacatagcgcttcctagcagtaatacacgtgacagtcatataaataacaaataatacaaaaacacatagtgggaagaagtgcgtcagacataaaagtgacatttaggaaaagtagtCCATGCCCTGAGGAGCTCACAAtcaaattggtaagtaggaagaatgtacagagaaaaGTATGCATATGTTGTCCCAATAATATGAATTGTATGGGAATATATGCATACTTGAATTCTGGAGTACAACTACAACTCTTGTATTGTTTTAGAGATTGTTTAGGATATTTGTGAAGCTATATAGGGGAAATCGGATATCATGAATATTTCTATGTTCAAATACAGGAAATTGTTATAGACCTAGTCATTTTCCATCATCTGTGTTATTTCATCTGCAATATAACTTAAATTAACACATTACATGAGATTAATCTTTTAGAAGATTAATATAATATAACTAACACATTGAATAATTTTGTGGACTGTCTTCAAGTTCTATTCTTCATGATttaatttttaataaaatgaatattaaagGTCTCTCACCAGTTTTTGTGATTCCAGTATATTTTCAAAAGTTAACTTTTTAAAATGTGTCTTTAGAACATTTAATAAGCCCTTTACACCACAAAATACACATtgagcaacaacaacaacaacaaacaatATTATTACACGTATACATAGATTAATGGAAATAATGTGCGAGGAACTCATTCCCTGTCCCAAAAAAAACTAACAATCTAAGAAATTACCTGATTATGTCATAATGTTTCTTACAAACTTATTTTAAGGTACTGTACTTGGTAGCATAAGATATGCTGCAGTCTTATGCAGATCATCACCTTAGCCATTGTTACTTCACTGTTACTTTGTTAGATACTCAGAGGCATATACATTTTAGCACCTGCTGCAAATTCACTTCCTTAGAAAACTCAATTGATATTAGCAGCAAATAATATGATGATCAAAAGTAGATGGCATATTCTTTTTGTGACATCAGAAATCTAGAATCTTTGCTCTTCTGGAGTTCTTTTTTATATTAGACAAGTAAAAGTTCAAATTAACCCAACCCAACCCAAGAAGCTTTAGGTGTTGCTGAAAATGTTTGATTCCAAGATTTTAGAAATTCCAGCAGTGATTTTTGACAATGGATCAGGATTATGCAAGGCTGGAATAGCTGGTGACAACGCTCCACGGTCAGTTATTACCTCAATTGTCGGTCGTTCAAAAGCCAAATCAACTATGTTGGGGGCAGGCCAGAAGGAATATTACATTGGAGAAGAAGCTCAGTCCAAGAGAGGAGTCCTAACTTTGAAGTATCCAATTGAGCATGGTATAGTAACATCTTGGGATGACATGGAGAAAATCTGGAGACATATGTATGATTGTGAACTTCGACTGAAAGCTAGTGAGAGGCCAGTGTTATTGACAGAAGCACCTTTAAATCCATTACAGAACAGAGAGAAGATGACAGAAATTATGTTTGAGGGTTTTAAAGTCCCTGCCATGTATGTTGCTGTGCAGGCTACACTGGCACTATATGCTTCTGGTCGTACCACAGGCATAGTTATGGATAGCGGCGATGGAGTCACCCATACAGTGCCTATTTATGAAGGTTACTGCTTACCACATGCTGTGTCCAGGCTTGATATTGCAGGCCGAGATATCACTGAATATTTCATGAGGCTTCTTTTGGAAAGTGGACATTCCTTTGTAAGCACTGCGGAGCGGGAGATTGTAAAAGACATGAAGGAGAAACTTTGTTATGTGGCCTTAGAGCCAAGCCAGGAACTTAAAAGGAATGCGGAAGAAATCATGAAAGACTATAAACTCCCGGATGGAAACATCATTAAAGTTGGCAATCAGCTGTTTCGTGCTCCAGAGACACTATTTGTACCAGGTAACATTGGAATTGAGGCACCTGGGGTACATCAAATGATTTACAACAGCATTGTGAAATGCGACATAGATGTACGTAGGAATCTGTATGGTAATGTACTTTTGTCCGGTGGTTCCACTCTGTTTCATGGACTCGATGAAAGAATTTTAAAGGAGATGCAACTTCAGGCACCAAGTGGGGTTCCAGTAAGGATAATAGCACCACCAGAGAGGAAATATTGTGTGTGGATCGGAGCCTCCATCCTTACTTGCCTAACATCCTTTAAGCAAATGTGGGTCACTGTCAGAGATTATAAAGATTTTGGCCCATCTGTCGTTCATagaaaatgcttttaagtagGCTGCCGTCTAACCATTTCTGTGTCACTAAATgtgttctgttctttaaaaaaaaaacaaaaaaaacccccagtgaCATTTAGCTAAAAGAAACAAGAAAGGAGCTTTACGATGAACCACACTTTgctaaataaaatgtttaaaaattgTGCATTCTCTATTTTAGTATGTTTATTTTAAGAATTTCACAATCCAATATTATACAAAAAGTCTATTAATTGTATATTTATTAAATAGCATGAGTTGAAGTAAGCTAAGGTGACAGTCTAAGATGATCTGTCACTTCTACTATGTGTAGACCGTGAACAGAGCAAAAGTTTGTTCTTATGACATTGGAATTCAGTTTTGCTTGTTAAAAAAAGACGCTACACAACTGTGTCATAGTCTTCCACAAAAACTTTAACATTAAGTTAAAGGGGCATTTGCACTTAGCAGACAAACATATTTTAACATCTTACAGATGCAATATTCTTCATTAACAAGGTACACTTTTTTTTCTGTTCAATGAAATATGAAAAGTTTTGGTCAGGTAAATCTGTATTCATTCACTAATTATCATTCATTTGATAAAATATTCAGAATATGTATACTGATTTCTTTAAGGCATTTATTGCCTAGGTTTAACCAATTAATCATATTACTGTTATTACTTAActttgttcatttaaaaaaaaaatacatttattgtagTTAGTCATTCCAGTGTAAAACAGATTATTTTGAAGTTAAGAAACAAATGCATATTTCAAATAACTTaactttgttattttttttttatattttttttta from Ascaphus truei isolate aAscTru1 chromosome 6, aAscTru1.hap1, whole genome shotgun sequence encodes:
- the LOC142496498 gene encoding actin-1-like isoform X2, whose amino-acid sequence is MCEELIPSVIFDNGSGLCKAGIAGDNAPRSVITSIVGRSKAKSTMLGAGQKEYYIGEEAQSKRGVLTLKYPIEHGIVTSWDDMEKIWRHMYDCELRLKASERPVLLTEAPLNPLQNREKMTEIMFEGFKVPAMYVAVQATLALYASGRTTGIVMDSGDGVTHTVPIYEGYCLPHAVSRLDIAGRDITEYFMRLLLESGHSFVSTAEREIVKDMKEKLCYVALEPSQELKRNAEEIMKDYKLPDGNIIKVGNQLFRAPETLFVPGNIGIEAPGVHQMIYNSIVKCDIDVRRNLYGNVLLSGGSTLFHGLDERILKEMQLQAPSGVPVRIIAPPERKYCVWIGASILTCLTSFKQMWVTVRDYKDFGPSVVHRKCF
- the LOC142496498 gene encoding actin-1-like isoform X1; protein product: MFDSKILEIPAVIFDNGSGLCKAGIAGDNAPRSVITSIVGRSKAKSTMLGAGQKEYYIGEEAQSKRGVLTLKYPIEHGIVTSWDDMEKIWRHMYDCELRLKASERPVLLTEAPLNPLQNREKMTEIMFEGFKVPAMYVAVQATLALYASGRTTGIVMDSGDGVTHTVPIYEGYCLPHAVSRLDIAGRDITEYFMRLLLESGHSFVSTAEREIVKDMKEKLCYVALEPSQELKRNAEEIMKDYKLPDGNIIKVGNQLFRAPETLFVPGNIGIEAPGVHQMIYNSIVKCDIDVRRNLYGNVLLSGGSTLFHGLDERILKEMQLQAPSGVPVRIIAPPERKYCVWIGASILTCLTSFKQMWVTVRDYKDFGPSVVHRKCF